From Primulina huaijiensis isolate GDHJ02 chromosome 15, ASM1229523v2, whole genome shotgun sequence, one genomic window encodes:
- the LOC140960242 gene encoding protein PLANT CADMIUM RESISTANCE 4-like encodes MGRVGNNEPQVQETIDDSFPESERPVTKTRSQAPSNNKPQKNRPHTGEEEDDDLYYVSSQDHHQDHQIPAQYPPQNSEYHELPNQHVPPPANMHFAHQVPPPPPPQPQMGHPVMASPVPPFNFVAPQQDKAWNSNLFDCMNDPQNALITACFPCVTFGQIAEILDSGNTTCATSGMLYGCIAFCIAIPCIMSCTYRTKLRARFGLMESPAQDWLVHCFCEWCALCQEYRELQHMGYDPTIGWQGNQAKMRQHQNQQFGMTPPPGQRMML; translated from the exons ATGGGCCGCGTCGGAAACAACGAACCGCAAGTTCAAGAAACGATCGACGATTCATTCCCTGAAAGCGAGCGGCCAGTGACTAAGACGAGATCCCAAGCGCCAAGTAACAATAAACCCCAAAAGAACCGCCCGCACACaggagaagaagaagacgaCGACTTGTACTATGTTTCTTCTCAAGATCATCATCAAGATCATCAAATACCTGCACAATATCCTCCACAGAATAGTGAATATCATGAGCTTCCTAATCAGCATGTTCCCCCTCCAGCAAACATGCATTTTGCTCATCAGgtgccgccgccgccgccgccgcagCCGCAGATGGGCCATCCGGTGATGGCTTCGCCGGTTCCGCCATTCAATTTCGTCGCACCTCAACAAGATAAGGCTTGGAACAGTAATCTCTTTGATTGCATGAATGATCCTCAAAATG CTCTCATCACGGCGTGCTTTCCCTGCGTAACGTTTGGGCAGATTGCGGAGATATTGGATTCTGGCAACACCA CATGCGCAACGAGTGGGATGTTGTATGGTTGCATTGCGTTTTGTATCGCGATACCGTGTATAATGTCATGCACGTATAGAACCAAGTTGAGGGCTAGATTCGGGCTGATGGAGTCACCAGCACAGGACTGGTTGGTTCACTGTTTTTGTGAATGGTGTGCTCTGTGTCAAGAGTATAGAGAGCTTCAGCATATGGGATATGACCCTACTATTG GTTGGCAGGGGAATCAGGCGAAGATGAGGCAACATCAGAACCAGCAGTTCGGAATGACACCTCCGCCAGGGCAAAGGATGATGCTGTGA